The Amaranthus tricolor cultivar Red isolate AtriRed21 chromosome 6, ASM2621246v1, whole genome shotgun sequence genome has a segment encoding these proteins:
- the LOC130814972 gene encoding proteinaceous RNase P 1, chloroplastic/mitochondrial-like isoform X3 — translation MASSFTSNTLQRREIISSSFCKCFSISTISPLPNSFTFSSSKRPIALKFAPFILVITPVTAISPVKSRIFSSLDYNSSTNTVKFRRFTENLGAGYSSSSKFDEERIVDRKNGGGFSKNSRKSRNCDEKINFGKRSEKGSENSSAKTVYRREERKMEGVLGKVAINSNGNVRRELKDIRHDAKKGELISSKWVKESNSKIVDGNVSTEFIKEGGNSKGKVKKKEKSKKNKVNSPEFELRVGLDMCSKKGDVMGAISRYDSAVKQGVRMGQYPYTVLLYLCSSAAMGVIRPAKSGKDSRSLDTIAQKNSDEENESDEEDDYEDDDKSFKIQGRKDETLKLEVNEIRVSDDVKKYALEKGFEVYERMCLDKVQMNEAALTSVARMAMAMGDGDKAFDMVKQMKSMGLSPKLRSYGPALSVFSSNGKIDKAFAVEEHMLENGVYPEEPELEALLRVSVETGKSDRVYYVLQKLRTNVRSVSPATAELIEKWFKSKASSRIGKRKWDHDVIAQTMEKVGGGWHGKGWLGRGKWSVSRTTITRDGLCKCCGEKLALIDLDPEETERFAESVAAIAIKRDKNSSFQKFQRWLDYYGPFEAVVDAANVGLFSQRKFKPSKVNVVVNGIREMLPSMKWPLIILHNRRVTGGKLDKPIDKDLVEKWRNADALYATPTGSNDDWYWLYASIKFKCLLVTNDEMRDHTFQLLGNDFFPKWKERHQVRFSFSELGPVFHMPPPCSVVIQESARGHWHIPIFSEHQSEEERIWLCVTRPKSLIKNHNHIDGTDSEEELD, via the exons ATGGCTTCTTCCTTTACCTCCAACACTCTGCAACGGCGGGAAATCATCTCTTCTTCTTTCTGTAAGTGTTTCTCAATTTCTACAATTTCTCCTCTTCCCAATTCTTTTACATTTTCATCTTCCAAACGCCCCATTGCATTAAAGTTCGCTCCTTTCATTTTGGTTATAACACCTGTAACTGCTATTAGCCCTGTCAAAAGTAGAATTTTTTCTAGCTTAGACTATAATTCCTCAACCAATACTGTTAAATTTCGACGTTTTACTGAAAATTTGGGTGCTGGGTATTCATCCTCTTCTAAATTTGACGAAGAGAGGATTGTAGATAGGAAGAATGGAGGTGGGTTTTCAAAGAACAGTAGAAAAAGTAGGAATTgcgatgaaaaaattaattttgggaAAAGAAGTGAGAAAGGGTCTGAAAATTCTTCAGCTAAGACGGTTTATAGAAGGGAAGAGAGAAAAATGGAGGGAGTTTTGGGGAAAGTTGCTATAAATAGTAATGGGAATGTTAGGAGAGAGTTAAAGGATATTAGGCATGATGCTAAAAAGGGTGAGCTGATTTCTTCTAAATGGGTTAAAGAATCGAATTCAAAGATTGTTGATGGAAATGTAAGTACAGAATTCATTAAAGAAGGTGGTAATTCTAAAGGGAAGGTAAAGAAGAAGGAGAAGTCTAAGAAGAATAAGGTAAATTCACCTGAATTTGAGCTGAGGGTTGGATTGGATATGTGTTCTAAAAAGGGGGATGTTATGGGTGCCATATCACGGTATGATTCGGCTGTTAAGCAAGGTGTGAGGATGGGGCAATACCCTTATACTGTGCTTTTGTATTTGTGTTCTTCTGCTGCAATGGGGGTTATTCGACCCGCAAAAAGTGGTAAGGATAGTAGGAGTTTAGATACAATTGCACAGAAAAACTCGGACGAGGAAAATGAATCCGATGAGGAAGATGATTATGAGGATGATGATAAATCTTTTAAAATTCAGGGTAGGAAAGATGAAACTCTAAAATTAGAGGTAAATGAGATTAGGGTTAGTGATGATGTAAAGAAGTATGCCCTTGAAAAAGGGTTCGAAGTTTATGAAAGAATGTGCTTGGATAAGGTTCAAATGAATGAGGCTGCCTTAACTTCAGTTGCTAGAATGGCAATGGCTATGGGAGATGGTGATAAGGCTTTTGATATGGTAAAGCAAATGAAATCAATGGGGTTAAGTCCGAAGTTGAGGTCTTATGGTCCTGCTTTATCAGTTTTCTCCAGCAATGGGAAAATCGATAAAGCCTTTGCTGTTGAAGAGCACATGTTGGAGAACGGTGTTTATCCCGAAGAACCTGAATTGGAGGCGCTTTTAAGAGTAAGTGTTGAAACTGGTAAAAGTGATCGAGTTTATTATGTGTTGCAAAAACTTAGAACAAATGTGAGGTCTGTCTCACCTGCTACTGCTGAGTTGATTGAAAAGTGGTTTAAAAGCAAAGCATCATCAAGAATTGGGAAACGAAAATGGGATCACGATGTCATTGCTCAAACGATGGAAAAAGTTGGTGGTGGGTGGCATGGAAAGGGATGGTTAGGTAGAGGAAAATGGAGCGTCTCACGAACTACAATTACTCGTGATGGTTTATGTAAATGTTGTGGGGAAAAGTTGGCCTTGATTGACTTGGATCCCGAAGAAACGGAGAGATTTGCTGAATCGGTTGCAGCAATAGCAATAAAGAGAGACAAGAACTCAAGCTTTCAGAAGTTTCAA AGGTGGTTAGACTATTATGGTCCATTTGAAGCTGTTGTAGATGCCGCTAATGTTGGTCTATTCAGTCAGCGGAAGTTTAAACCCTCAAAG GTCAATGTTGTTGTCAATGGTATTCGCGAAATGCTTCCTTCAATGAAATGGCCGCTTATCATTTTGCACAATAGGCGAGTTACTGGAGGCAAGCTAGACAAGCCGATAGATAAAGACTTAGTAGAAAAGTGGAGAAATGCTGATGCGCTTTATGCAACACCAACTGGATCAAATGATGATTG GTACTGGTTGTATGCCTCTATAAAGTTTAAGTGTCTACTTGTGACTAACGATGAGATGAGAGATCATACATTTCAACTCCTTGGAAATGATTTTTTTCCAAAATGGAAAGAAAGGCACCAG GTTCGGTTTAGCTTCTCAGAACTTGGTCCTGTCTTTCATATGCCACCTCCATGTTCTGTTGTCATCCAG GAATCAGCGAGGGGCCACTGGCATATTCCTATCTTTTCGGAACACCAATCTGAAGAGGAGAGGATATGGTTGTGTGTTACACGTCCCAAATCCCTTATCAAGAACCATAATCACATAGACGGGACAGATTCAGAAGAAG AACTTGATTGA
- the LOC130814972 gene encoding proteinaceous RNase P 1, chloroplastic/mitochondrial-like isoform X2, with amino-acid sequence MASSFTSNTLQRREIISSSFCKCFSISTISPLPNSFTFSSSKRPIALKFAPFILVITPVTAISPVKSRIFSSLDYNSSTNTVKFRRFTENLGAGYSSSSKFDEERIVDRKNGGGFSKNSRKSRNCDEKINFGKRSEKGSENSSAKTVYRREERKMEGVLGKVAINSNGNVRRELKDIRHDAKKGELISSKWVKESNSKIVDGNVSTEFIKEGGNSKGKVKKKEKSKKNKVNSPEFELRVGLDMCSKKGDVMGAISRYDSAVKQGVRMGQYPYTVLLYLCSSAAMGVIRPAKSGKDSRSLDTIAQKNSDEENESDEEDDYEDDDKSFKIQGRKDETLKLEVNEIRVSDDVKKYALEKGFEVYERMCLDKVQMNEAALTSVARMAMAMGDGDKAFDMVKQMKSMGLSPKLRSYGPALSVFSSNGKIDKAFAVEEHMLENGVYPEEPELEALLRVSVETGKSDRVYYVLQKLRTNVRSVSPATAELIEKWFKSKASSRIGKRKWDHDVIAQTMEKVGGGWHGKGWLGRGKWSVSRTTITRDGLCKCCGEKLALIDLDPEETERFAESVAAIAIKRDKNSSFQKFQRWLDYYGPFEAVVDAANVGLFSQRKFKPSKVNVVVNGIREMLPSMKWPLIILHNRRVTGGKLDKPIDKDLVEKWRNADALYATPTGSNDDWYWLYASIKFKCLLVTNDEMRDHTFQLLGNDFFPKWKERHQVRFSFSELGPVFHMPPPCSVVIQESARGHWHIPIFSEHQSEEERIWLCVTRPKSLIKNHNHIDGTDSEEDSEGDIKDERQHGSSNSRHSHQIWRTAEGLQTRIFRFGSA; translated from the exons ATGGCTTCTTCCTTTACCTCCAACACTCTGCAACGGCGGGAAATCATCTCTTCTTCTTTCTGTAAGTGTTTCTCAATTTCTACAATTTCTCCTCTTCCCAATTCTTTTACATTTTCATCTTCCAAACGCCCCATTGCATTAAAGTTCGCTCCTTTCATTTTGGTTATAACACCTGTAACTGCTATTAGCCCTGTCAAAAGTAGAATTTTTTCTAGCTTAGACTATAATTCCTCAACCAATACTGTTAAATTTCGACGTTTTACTGAAAATTTGGGTGCTGGGTATTCATCCTCTTCTAAATTTGACGAAGAGAGGATTGTAGATAGGAAGAATGGAGGTGGGTTTTCAAAGAACAGTAGAAAAAGTAGGAATTgcgatgaaaaaattaattttgggaAAAGAAGTGAGAAAGGGTCTGAAAATTCTTCAGCTAAGACGGTTTATAGAAGGGAAGAGAGAAAAATGGAGGGAGTTTTGGGGAAAGTTGCTATAAATAGTAATGGGAATGTTAGGAGAGAGTTAAAGGATATTAGGCATGATGCTAAAAAGGGTGAGCTGATTTCTTCTAAATGGGTTAAAGAATCGAATTCAAAGATTGTTGATGGAAATGTAAGTACAGAATTCATTAAAGAAGGTGGTAATTCTAAAGGGAAGGTAAAGAAGAAGGAGAAGTCTAAGAAGAATAAGGTAAATTCACCTGAATTTGAGCTGAGGGTTGGATTGGATATGTGTTCTAAAAAGGGGGATGTTATGGGTGCCATATCACGGTATGATTCGGCTGTTAAGCAAGGTGTGAGGATGGGGCAATACCCTTATACTGTGCTTTTGTATTTGTGTTCTTCTGCTGCAATGGGGGTTATTCGACCCGCAAAAAGTGGTAAGGATAGTAGGAGTTTAGATACAATTGCACAGAAAAACTCGGACGAGGAAAATGAATCCGATGAGGAAGATGATTATGAGGATGATGATAAATCTTTTAAAATTCAGGGTAGGAAAGATGAAACTCTAAAATTAGAGGTAAATGAGATTAGGGTTAGTGATGATGTAAAGAAGTATGCCCTTGAAAAAGGGTTCGAAGTTTATGAAAGAATGTGCTTGGATAAGGTTCAAATGAATGAGGCTGCCTTAACTTCAGTTGCTAGAATGGCAATGGCTATGGGAGATGGTGATAAGGCTTTTGATATGGTAAAGCAAATGAAATCAATGGGGTTAAGTCCGAAGTTGAGGTCTTATGGTCCTGCTTTATCAGTTTTCTCCAGCAATGGGAAAATCGATAAAGCCTTTGCTGTTGAAGAGCACATGTTGGAGAACGGTGTTTATCCCGAAGAACCTGAATTGGAGGCGCTTTTAAGAGTAAGTGTTGAAACTGGTAAAAGTGATCGAGTTTATTATGTGTTGCAAAAACTTAGAACAAATGTGAGGTCTGTCTCACCTGCTACTGCTGAGTTGATTGAAAAGTGGTTTAAAAGCAAAGCATCATCAAGAATTGGGAAACGAAAATGGGATCACGATGTCATTGCTCAAACGATGGAAAAAGTTGGTGGTGGGTGGCATGGAAAGGGATGGTTAGGTAGAGGAAAATGGAGCGTCTCACGAACTACAATTACTCGTGATGGTTTATGTAAATGTTGTGGGGAAAAGTTGGCCTTGATTGACTTGGATCCCGAAGAAACGGAGAGATTTGCTGAATCGGTTGCAGCAATAGCAATAAAGAGAGACAAGAACTCAAGCTTTCAGAAGTTTCAA AGGTGGTTAGACTATTATGGTCCATTTGAAGCTGTTGTAGATGCCGCTAATGTTGGTCTATTCAGTCAGCGGAAGTTTAAACCCTCAAAG GTCAATGTTGTTGTCAATGGTATTCGCGAAATGCTTCCTTCAATGAAATGGCCGCTTATCATTTTGCACAATAGGCGAGTTACTGGAGGCAAGCTAGACAAGCCGATAGATAAAGACTTAGTAGAAAAGTGGAGAAATGCTGATGCGCTTTATGCAACACCAACTGGATCAAATGATGATTG GTACTGGTTGTATGCCTCTATAAAGTTTAAGTGTCTACTTGTGACTAACGATGAGATGAGAGATCATACATTTCAACTCCTTGGAAATGATTTTTTTCCAAAATGGAAAGAAAGGCACCAG GTTCGGTTTAGCTTCTCAGAACTTGGTCCTGTCTTTCATATGCCACCTCCATGTTCTGTTGTCATCCAG GAATCAGCGAGGGGCCACTGGCATATTCCTATCTTTTCGGAACACCAATCTGAAGAGGAGAGGATATGGTTGTGTGTTACACGTCCCAAATCCCTTATCAAGAACCATAATCACATAGACGGGACAGATTCAGAAGAAG ATTCAGAAGGGGATATAAAAGATGAACGGCAACATGGAAGCTCAAATTCGCGTCATTCACATCAG ATTTGGAGAACTGCTGAAGGTTTGCAAACAAGGATTTTTCGATTTGGAAGCGCATAA
- the LOC130814972 gene encoding proteinaceous RNase P 2-like isoform X1 — protein sequence MASSFTSNTLQRREIISSSFCKCFSISTISPLPNSFTFSSSKRPIALKFAPFILVITPVTAISPVKSRIFSSLDYNSSTNTVKFRRFTENLGAGYSSSSKFDEERIVDRKNGGGFSKNSRKSRNCDEKINFGKRSEKGSENSSAKTVYRREERKMEGVLGKVAINSNGNVRRELKDIRHDAKKGELISSKWVKESNSKIVDGNVSTEFIKEGGNSKGKVKKKEKSKKNKVNSPEFELRVGLDMCSKKGDVMGAISRYDSAVKQGVRMGQYPYTVLLYLCSSAAMGVIRPAKSGKDSRSLDTIAQKNSDEENESDEEDDYEDDDKSFKIQGRKDETLKLEVNEIRVSDDVKKYALEKGFEVYERMCLDKVQMNEAALTSVARMAMAMGDGDKAFDMVKQMKSMGLSPKLRSYGPALSVFSSNGKIDKAFAVEEHMLENGVYPEEPELEALLRVSVETGKSDRVYYVLQKLRTNVRSVSPATAELIEKWFKSKASSRIGKRKWDHDVIAQTMEKVGGGWHGKGWLGRGKWSVSRTTITRDGLCKCCGEKLALIDLDPEETERFAESVAAIAIKRDKNSSFQKFQRWLDYYGPFEAVVDAANVGLFSQRKFKPSKVNVVVNGIREMLPSMKWPLIILHNRRVTGGKLDKPIDKDLVEKWRNADALYATPTGSNDDWYWLYASIKFKCLLVTNDEMRDHTFQLLGNDFFPKWKERHQVRFSFSELGPVFHMPPPCSVVIQESARGHWHIPIFSEHQSEEERIWLCVTRPKSLIKNHNHIDGTDSEEDSEGDIKDERQHGSSNSRHSHQVKSSVASTSKKESEELVPVNHGDLENTLSESTSSKLDNIPILNSIKAAEKLGQCVLDFEI from the exons ATGGCTTCTTCCTTTACCTCCAACACTCTGCAACGGCGGGAAATCATCTCTTCTTCTTTCTGTAAGTGTTTCTCAATTTCTACAATTTCTCCTCTTCCCAATTCTTTTACATTTTCATCTTCCAAACGCCCCATTGCATTAAAGTTCGCTCCTTTCATTTTGGTTATAACACCTGTAACTGCTATTAGCCCTGTCAAAAGTAGAATTTTTTCTAGCTTAGACTATAATTCCTCAACCAATACTGTTAAATTTCGACGTTTTACTGAAAATTTGGGTGCTGGGTATTCATCCTCTTCTAAATTTGACGAAGAGAGGATTGTAGATAGGAAGAATGGAGGTGGGTTTTCAAAGAACAGTAGAAAAAGTAGGAATTgcgatgaaaaaattaattttgggaAAAGAAGTGAGAAAGGGTCTGAAAATTCTTCAGCTAAGACGGTTTATAGAAGGGAAGAGAGAAAAATGGAGGGAGTTTTGGGGAAAGTTGCTATAAATAGTAATGGGAATGTTAGGAGAGAGTTAAAGGATATTAGGCATGATGCTAAAAAGGGTGAGCTGATTTCTTCTAAATGGGTTAAAGAATCGAATTCAAAGATTGTTGATGGAAATGTAAGTACAGAATTCATTAAAGAAGGTGGTAATTCTAAAGGGAAGGTAAAGAAGAAGGAGAAGTCTAAGAAGAATAAGGTAAATTCACCTGAATTTGAGCTGAGGGTTGGATTGGATATGTGTTCTAAAAAGGGGGATGTTATGGGTGCCATATCACGGTATGATTCGGCTGTTAAGCAAGGTGTGAGGATGGGGCAATACCCTTATACTGTGCTTTTGTATTTGTGTTCTTCTGCTGCAATGGGGGTTATTCGACCCGCAAAAAGTGGTAAGGATAGTAGGAGTTTAGATACAATTGCACAGAAAAACTCGGACGAGGAAAATGAATCCGATGAGGAAGATGATTATGAGGATGATGATAAATCTTTTAAAATTCAGGGTAGGAAAGATGAAACTCTAAAATTAGAGGTAAATGAGATTAGGGTTAGTGATGATGTAAAGAAGTATGCCCTTGAAAAAGGGTTCGAAGTTTATGAAAGAATGTGCTTGGATAAGGTTCAAATGAATGAGGCTGCCTTAACTTCAGTTGCTAGAATGGCAATGGCTATGGGAGATGGTGATAAGGCTTTTGATATGGTAAAGCAAATGAAATCAATGGGGTTAAGTCCGAAGTTGAGGTCTTATGGTCCTGCTTTATCAGTTTTCTCCAGCAATGGGAAAATCGATAAAGCCTTTGCTGTTGAAGAGCACATGTTGGAGAACGGTGTTTATCCCGAAGAACCTGAATTGGAGGCGCTTTTAAGAGTAAGTGTTGAAACTGGTAAAAGTGATCGAGTTTATTATGTGTTGCAAAAACTTAGAACAAATGTGAGGTCTGTCTCACCTGCTACTGCTGAGTTGATTGAAAAGTGGTTTAAAAGCAAAGCATCATCAAGAATTGGGAAACGAAAATGGGATCACGATGTCATTGCTCAAACGATGGAAAAAGTTGGTGGTGGGTGGCATGGAAAGGGATGGTTAGGTAGAGGAAAATGGAGCGTCTCACGAACTACAATTACTCGTGATGGTTTATGTAAATGTTGTGGGGAAAAGTTGGCCTTGATTGACTTGGATCCCGAAGAAACGGAGAGATTTGCTGAATCGGTTGCAGCAATAGCAATAAAGAGAGACAAGAACTCAAGCTTTCAGAAGTTTCAA AGGTGGTTAGACTATTATGGTCCATTTGAAGCTGTTGTAGATGCCGCTAATGTTGGTCTATTCAGTCAGCGGAAGTTTAAACCCTCAAAG GTCAATGTTGTTGTCAATGGTATTCGCGAAATGCTTCCTTCAATGAAATGGCCGCTTATCATTTTGCACAATAGGCGAGTTACTGGAGGCAAGCTAGACAAGCCGATAGATAAAGACTTAGTAGAAAAGTGGAGAAATGCTGATGCGCTTTATGCAACACCAACTGGATCAAATGATGATTG GTACTGGTTGTATGCCTCTATAAAGTTTAAGTGTCTACTTGTGACTAACGATGAGATGAGAGATCATACATTTCAACTCCTTGGAAATGATTTTTTTCCAAAATGGAAAGAAAGGCACCAG GTTCGGTTTAGCTTCTCAGAACTTGGTCCTGTCTTTCATATGCCACCTCCATGTTCTGTTGTCATCCAG GAATCAGCGAGGGGCCACTGGCATATTCCTATCTTTTCGGAACACCAATCTGAAGAGGAGAGGATATGGTTGTGTGTTACACGTCCCAAATCCCTTATCAAGAACCATAATCACATAGACGGGACAGATTCAGAAGAAG ATTCAGAAGGGGATATAAAAGATGAACGGCAACATGGAAGCTCAAATTCGCGTCATTCACATCAGGTGAAGTCTTCTGTAGCTTCTACTAGCAAAAAAGAATCAGAAGAACTAGTTCCTGTGAATCACGGAGATCTTGAAAACACACTTTCAGAATCCACATCTTCAAAATTAGACAATATACCCATTTTGAATTCTATAAAAGCTGCTGAGAAGCTTGGTCAGTGTGTGCTCGATTTTGAGATTTGA